The genomic segment TATTATATTTTTTGGATCTTGTGGGGCCTACGAATGGAGAGAGATTTCTATTGGATCCATAGTTTCACCAAACTTTGTTTACACGAAAGAACTAAGCCACGCGCTAAAACTTTCCAAACAAATTCCTGAATCCCCAGAGTTTTATGAACTTTTTCCAGACAAATCAATCCCAATGGTTAAGTGTAATGCACCCACGACTATCAGTTTGACAGAATTCAAAAAACCGCCAGAATCCTCTTGGGAAAATTTAGAGGTGGAAAATTTGGAACTATTTGGAATCGCAAAAGTGGCAGCAAACTTTTCGGTAACGGTCACAGCTTATTTAGCCGTCACCAATCTT from the Leptospira congkakensis genome contains:
- a CDS encoding phosphorylase, producing MLPFNPHQTLITGAFEGEIGILRTSGKFPHLDVMGIGNLEAGINLYKYLSQNKEIQNIIFFGSCGAYEWREISIGSIVSPNFVYTKELSHALKLSKQIPESPEFYELFPDKSIPMVKCNAPTTISLTEFKKPPESSWENLEVENLELFGIAKVAANFSVTVTAYLAVTNLVGKEGSADWAKNWKDLSHSLQNRFLKELNPNF